TGCGAACGTCTTGCCGGACCCGGGCTGACCGCCGAACAGGAAGTTGCGGAACATCAGATCCACGCTCACCGTGTCCAGGCGGGGCGTGGTGGCGAACGGGAACGGCTTGAACACGTCCACCTTCACCCCGGCGTTGAGCAGCGGCCAGGCGGGTTGCTTCATCTGCGACGCCGGTTCGTACCCGACCCACAGCGCCAGACGGCCGGTGTGACCGGGGGCCGGTTCGGGCCACACCTGATCCAGCGGCAGCCGCATCGCCGACGCGAGCTTGCCGCGTCGGGCGACCACCTCGGCGGCTTCCACCCCGTAGGGCAAATCGACTACGGCCAGGTGGCCGGGGCCGTCGCGGTGGATGTCGACCGGGAAGCTGATGGCCTTCGGGTCCTTGGCCACCGCCGAATTGATCGCGGGCATCTGCAACGAGGTCAACGCCCGGCGCACCAGATCGGCGGTCAGCTTGCGGTAGCGGGTGCCCTCGGTCACCCGGTCTGTGATCGGCCGGTCCGCCGGGCGACCCCGGGTCGCCAGCCACGGCACCACCACCGCGCCAGCCACCGCCGACCACCACGACGGCCCGGCGGCGAGCACGATGACGCCGGTTCCGGTCCCTGCGGTTCCGGCCGCGAGAACCCACCACCGCCACACGCTCTGGCGCTGCCGGCGGGCGTCGAGCTTCAACCAGGTGTCGGCGTCACCCCGCGACGCGGCGGCCTGCCGCAGGTGCCAGTTTCCTTCCTCAGCGCTGGCCCACCGCAGCGCGTGGCCGATGCTGCGGACCGCGCCGATCGGTGCCCACGCCAGGGCCTTCACCGCGTACTTCGGCAACCGCACACCGTGATACGCGACCACATACCCGGCGTCCTTGCTCTGATGCTTCACAGCGGCGCGCAGGGCACGGCCGGAACGCGCCCAATCGGCCAGGATCGGCCGGCGCTGTTGCTGCCGGGCGACCACGTCGGCGGGGATGTCGTCGGCCATGTCGACCGGTCCGCCGACCCGCTCCGGTCCCGCGTCGACCGTCTCCGCGTCGTCGTCGGTGTCGGTGTCGGTGTCGGCCGGTGGGCGGGGGCGGGGAGCACGGCGGGCGCGGGCGTCGTCCAGGTCGACCACCTCGGCATCCGGCCCGGTGGCGTCGGTCAGGTCGGCTTCGGCAGCCTGCCAGTCGAAACGGTCATCGTCGTGAGGGGTCGGGCTAGCCACGGTGAACCTCCTTGCGGATGACGGCGATGGGGGCGCACAGGCGGCCGTAGGCGTCGATCTGCCACGCCGTTGTGCGGGTCAGGCCACGGGAAGCCAGGGCGGCGGCAACGGCGGTAAATTCGCGCTCGTCGGGTCGGTTGTAGTCCTCCATGCGGGTCGGGAGGTCAACCCACTCGGTGCCCTGGGTGTAGTGGATGAGCAGCAGGTAGCCGCCGCACGCGGCGGCGGTGATCGTGGCGCGCAGCGGCGTGCCGATCAGGAACGGGCGGCGGGGTCGCCAGCGGGCTACGGCGTTCCGCAGCGCTCGCAGAGGTGACAACATCAGGTTCTCTCCAGATGGTTGAGTGCCGGATGGGAGGGCCGGCGGCACAGCGAGGTTTCCTAGGCCCGTGTGCTGTGCCGCCGGGCGGAACTAGTCGTGCGATCGAACGAGGTGCGCCAGTGCGGCACCCATGCCGAGCACCGCGACCGGCAGGCAGGCGACGGCGGTGGTGATCCACCACGGGGCCGACTCGACACCGGCGGCGACCAGCAGGTGATAGGCGACCTGGCCGAGCGCGCCGATGAGCAGTGAGGCGATGGCCGACCACTTCGCGAACCGCCGAGCGCGCTCGGGTACGCGGCCGGACAGCCACACGTAGAGGGCGTATGCGCCGTAGGTTTCGACGCCGACGGGCAGGGTGATCGCGGTGTTGATGGCGAACCCGTCCGCGATGCCGGGTAGCGGGTGCACCACGCCGAACCCGGTGAGTCCGCCGAGTCCGACCCACCCGGACCAGATCGCGACGAACGCGGGCAGCGCCAGCAGGATGACCGGCCACACCACCGCCGACCGGACCGGCGCGGCCGGGGTGGGCGTGTCCGGGTGACCGACCGTGCCGACCTCGGCGACCGGCTCGGCCGGTGGGAGCTTCACCGGGTCGGCGGGCGGCGGCGTGTGCTCGGGCACGGTTGGTAGCGGGTCCGGGTCCGGGCCGATCGGCTCGGCGTAGTCCAACCGGGGAACGGCCGGCGTGCCGTTGTCGGTCTGCGGTGCCAGCAGGGCACCCCGGACGGCCATCGCCGAGCGAAGGGTTTCGGTGCGGGTCCGCTCGGCGTGCTCGGACTTGAGCCGGGCCAACAACTCATCGGCCTTCGGCGCACCGATGCGGAATTCCCGCATCAACCGGTTACGGGACGGGAACTCC
This DNA window, taken from Micromonospora sp. FIMYZ51, encodes the following:
- a CDS encoding cell division protein FtsK translates to MASPTPHDDDRFDWQAAEADLTDATGPDAEVVDLDDARARRAPRPRPPADTDTDTDDDAETVDAGPERVGGPVDMADDIPADVVARQQQRRPILADWARSGRALRAAVKHQSKDAGYVVAYHGVRLPKYAVKALAWAPIGAVRSIGHALRWASAEEGNWHLRQAAASRGDADTWLKLDARRQRQSVWRWWVLAAGTAGTGTGVIVLAAGPSWWSAVAGAVVVPWLATRGRPADRPITDRVTEGTRYRKLTADLVRRALTSLQMPAINSAVAKDPKAISFPVDIHRDGPGHLAVVDLPYGVEAAEVVARRGKLASAMRLPLDQVWPEPAPGHTGRLALWVGYEPASQMKQPAWPLLNAGVKVDVFKPFPFATTPRLDTVSVDLMFRNFLFGGQPGSGKTFALRDLILAAALDPRAEIRGYELKGVGDFAVLEPVMAEYGNGFDDDTLARCFGFIEWLYEECRRRSKRIEHYARLGKAPENKVTPELASLKGSGLHPLVAWFDELQELMTSKYGKDAGELLEKVIKLGRALGVIILIGTQIPDKDSLPTGITRNVNSRFCLSVADQTANDMILGTSAYKNGYRATVFQPVIEAGWGILRGFGPKASAVRSFYVDTTAAGRIVARAVALRQTAGTLPKPEEQTREVAPVADVLGDLARVWPGDEKSAWNETLCGLLAELRPDVYGGWKSAQLTTALKPHPAITVTAVGKRIDGEQTTKRGIIHTELLAAIAERDRKRSAD
- a CDS encoding ABC transporter permease; protein product: MTAPTINGTRYPQPVDALLPAARALPLPDGQEFPSRNRLMREFRIGAPKADELLARLKSEHAERTRTETLRSAMAVRGALLAPQTDNGTPAVPRLDYAEPIGPDPDPLPTVPEHTPPPADPVKLPPAEPVAEVGTVGHPDTPTPAAPVRSAVVWPVILLALPAFVAIWSGWVGLGGLTGFGVVHPLPGIADGFAINTAITLPVGVETYGAYALYVWLSGRVPERARRFAKWSAIASLLIGALGQVAYHLLVAAGVESAPWWITTAVACLPVAVLGMGAALAHLVRSHD